A stretch of the Taeniopygia guttata chromosome 3, bTaeGut7.mat, whole genome shotgun sequence genome encodes the following:
- the SOCS5 gene encoding suppressor of cytokine signaling 5 encodes MDKVGKMWNNFKYRCQNLFSHEGGSQNESIVVNSNNCSTGKEKAIQITDLTQQQPSSPLRDDIALQLGLSPSKNSARRNQNCVTEIPQIVEISIEKENDSCVTTGARLARRDSYSRHAPWGGKKKHSCSTKTQSSLDTEKRFGRTRSGLQRRERRYGVSSVHDMDAVSSRTVGSRSLRQRLQDTVGLCFPMRTYSKQSKPLFSNKRKIHLSELMLEKCPFPAGSDLAQKWHLIKQHTAPVSPHSTFFDTFDPSLVSTEDEEDRLRERRRLSIEEGVDPPPNAQIHTFEATAQVNPLYKLGPKLAPGMTELTGDKTITPPGNCDSEEDMTTLCLQSRRQKQRQMSGESHGHISRQGAWKVHTQIDYIHCLVPDLLQITGNPCYWGVMDRYEAEALLEGKPEGTFLLRDSAQEDYLFSVSFRRYNRSLHARIEQWNHNFSFDAHDPCVFHSSTVTGLLEHYKDPSSCMFFEPLLTVSLNRTFPFSLQYICRAVICRCTTYDGIDDLPLPSMLQDFLKEYHYKQKVRVRWLEREPIKTK; translated from the coding sequence ATGGATAAAGTGGGAAAGATGTGGAACAATTTCAAATACAGATGCCAGAATCTCTTTAGTCATGAGGGTGGAAGCCAAAATGAGAGTATAGTTGTGAACTCCAATAATTGCTCAACTGGTAAAGAGAAAGCCATCCAGATAACCGACTTGACTCAACAacagcccagcagccctttGAGAGATGACATTGCTTTGCAATTAGGTTTAAGTCCTTCAAAGAATTCAGCAAGGCGGAACCAAAACTGTGTCACAGAAATTCCTCAGATTGTTGAAATAAGCATTGAGAAAGAGAATGACTCATGTGTCACCACAGGAGCCAGGCTTGCTCGAAGGGACTCTTATTCTCGGCATGCTCCTTGGGGTGGGAAGAAGAAGCATTCCTGCTCTACCAAAACACAGAGCTCCTTGGATACTGAAAAAAGGTTTGGTAGAACACGAAGTGGAttgcagaggagggagagaaggtaTGGGGTGAGCTCGGTCCATGACATGGACGCAGTATCCAGCAGGACAGTAGGCAGCCGTTCTCTGCGACAGCGTCTCCAAGATACTGTTGGGCTGTGTTTTCCCATGAGAACTTATAGCAAACAGTCCAAACCTCTGTTTTCTAACAAAAGAAAGATCCATCTCTCTGAACTAATGCTTGAGAAATGCCCTTTTCCTGCAGGCTCAGATCTGGCCCAGAAGTGGCATCTGATTAAACAGCACACAGCACCTGTGAGTCCTCATTCAACTTTCTTTGACACATTTGATCCTTCCTTGGTTTCCacagaagatgaagaagacCGGCTCAGAGAGAGACGTAGGCTTAGTATTGAAGAAGGGGTTGATCCCCCTCCCAATGCCCAAATACACACTTTTGAAGCTACAGCACAGGTAAATCCATTGTATAAACTGGGACCAAAGTTAGCCCCCGGTATGACTGAGCTGACCGGGGACAAAACCATAACACCTCCAGGGAACTGTGACTCCGAAGAGGACATGACAACGCTTTGCCTGCAGTCGCGCCGGCAGAAGCAGCGTCAGATGTCAGGAGAGAGCCATGGCCATATCAGCAGGCAGGGGGCTTGGAAAGTGCATACTCAGATCGATTACATCCACTGCCTCGTGCCAGACTTGCTCCAGATCACAGGTAACCCGTGTTACTGGGGCGTCATGGACCGCTACGAAGCAGAAGCACTTCTGGAGGGTAAACCCGAAGGCACTTTTTTGCTCAGGGATTCTGCGCAGGAGGACTACCTCTTCTCGGTGAGCTTCCGCCGCTACAACCGCTCCCTGCACGCACGCATCGAGCAGTGGAACCACAACTTCAGCTTTGATGCCCACGACCCCTGTGTGTTCCACTCGTCCACCGTTACGGGGCTCCTGGAACACTACAAAGACCCCAGCTCTTGCATGTTCTTTGAGCCATTGCTGACTGTATCTCTGAACAGGACCTTCCCCTTTAGTCTGCAGTATATCTGCCGGGCAGTAATCTGCAGGTGCACTACGTACGATGGAATTGATGACCTTCCTCTACCCTCAATGTTGCAAGACTTTCTAAAGGAGTATCACTATAAACAAAAAGTCAGGGTGCGATGGCTGGAGCGGGAACCtataaaaacaaagtaa